In Caldicellulosiruptor morganii, the following proteins share a genomic window:
- the pdxT gene encoding pyridoxal 5'-phosphate synthase glutaminase subunit PdxT: protein MKRIGVLAFQGGVIEHVKKIDEVGCVPVLVKKNEDLEGVDGLILPGGESTTIGKFLIETGLKEKILKLAEEGLPVWGTCAGAILLSKSIKNQGSGVLPLLDIVIERNAYGSQLDSFKKEVFVPRLNKVSECVFIRAPKIVEVFSNVEVLAQLDTPIAVLQGKILATTFHPELTSQNYWHSFFVENVVK, encoded by the coding sequence TTGAAAAGGATTGGAGTTTTGGCATTTCAAGGTGGAGTTATAGAGCATGTAAAAAAGATTGATGAAGTGGGTTGTGTTCCGGTTCTGGTAAAGAAAAATGAAGATCTGGAAGGCGTGGATGGACTGATTTTGCCAGGTGGAGAGAGCACAACCATAGGGAAGTTTTTAATAGAAACTGGACTCAAAGAGAAAATATTGAAATTGGCTGAAGAAGGTCTTCCTGTATGGGGGACATGTGCAGGTGCAATCCTTTTGTCAAAGAGTATAAAAAACCAGGGAAGCGGTGTTTTGCCACTTCTTGATATAGTGATTGAAAGGAATGCCTATGGCAGCCAGCTTGACAGCTTCAAAAAGGAAGTTTTTGTTCCGAGGTTAAATAAAGTATCAGAGTGTGTTTTTATAAGAGCTCCAAAGATAGTTGAGGTTTTCTCAAATGTTGAAGTTTTAGCACAGCTTGACACTCCAATTGCAGTGCTGCAGGGTAAGATTCTTGCAACAACATTTCATCCTGAACTCACTTCTCAAAATTATTGGCATTCTTTCTTTGTTGAGAATGTGGTAAAATAA
- a CDS encoding bifunctional ADP-dependent NAD(P)H-hydrate dehydratase/NAD(P)H-hydrate epimerase: protein MYVLTSEQMKQIDKKATSEIGIPEVVLMENAGFCVFEEIKRDFGDLKQKRIAVFCGKGNNGGDGFVVARYLLNESDNVQIFIFDENVSVSSRVFLNILKNLGANIQVLNEDLVARLYRERFDIIVDGIFGIGLVRDVEGLYRKVIEYINSSKAYVYSIDIPSGVCSDTGQVKGVAVKANKTITFMYPKIGNILYPGAYLCGKLIVKDIGIPEKVVEKISIKILSREELNIEKLYRYPDTHKGDYGKVGVVAGSKFFPGASVLCANACVKSGCGLCFLFSPIESLSLHNFRNPEIITIAIESKDGVITFEGFKQKEEFLKRLNIIAFGCGLTSSVEVEKILIHILKNFQIPIVVDADGLNVLANSKEAQTLLREYKAPKILTPHYKEASRILSCDVSEVAKNPLDAAVQLSEKFNCVCILKSARTIITDSNNIYINILGNTGMAKGGSGDVLTGIVSAMLSQGYDALDAAKLAVYLHSLSADILLETKTVQTILPSEIIENLDIAFRRVIES from the coding sequence ATGTATGTATTAACTTCTGAACAGATGAAGCAAATAGATAAAAAAGCAACAAGCGAAATTGGAATTCCAGAAGTAGTGTTGATGGAGAATGCAGGTTTTTGCGTATTTGAGGAAATAAAAAGAGATTTCGGTGATTTAAAGCAAAAAAGGATTGCTGTTTTTTGTGGCAAAGGAAATAATGGGGGAGATGGTTTTGTAGTTGCGCGTTATCTTTTAAATGAATCAGACAATGTTCAGATTTTTATATTTGATGAGAATGTAAGTGTATCTTCAAGGGTTTTTTTAAACATATTAAAAAACTTAGGCGCAAACATTCAAGTGCTAAATGAAGATCTTGTGGCAAGACTTTATCGTGAAAGATTTGACATTATCGTTGATGGGATATTTGGAATAGGTCTTGTAAGAGATGTTGAGGGCTTGTACAGAAAGGTAATTGAGTATATAAATTCTTCGAAAGCCTATGTTTATTCTATCGACATTCCAAGTGGAGTTTGCTCTGACACAGGGCAGGTAAAAGGAGTTGCAGTGAAGGCAAACAAGACAATTACTTTCATGTATCCTAAAATTGGGAACATCCTTTATCCAGGGGCTTATTTGTGTGGCAAACTTATAGTAAAAGACATTGGTATCCCTGAAAAGGTTGTAGAGAAGATCAGTATAAAGATTTTAAGCAGAGAAGAGCTAAATATTGAAAAGCTTTACCGCTATCCCGATACACACAAAGGTGACTACGGGAAAGTGGGGGTTGTAGCAGGTTCAAAATTCTTTCCTGGTGCTTCTGTTCTCTGTGCAAATGCTTGCGTTAAAAGTGGGTGTGGGTTATGCTTTTTATTCTCACCAATTGAGAGTCTGAGTCTGCACAATTTTAGAAATCCAGAAATAATCACAATAGCGATTGAAAGCAAAGATGGAGTAATAACTTTTGAGGGTTTCAAACAGAAAGAAGAGTTTTTGAAAAGGTTAAATATCATTGCATTTGGATGTGGTCTTACCAGTTCGGTAGAAGTTGAAAAGATATTGATTCATATTTTAAAAAACTTTCAAATACCTATTGTAGTAGATGCAGATGGTTTGAATGTTTTGGCAAATAGTAAAGAAGCTCAAACACTTTTGCGTGAGTACAAAGCACCCAAGATATTGACTCCACATTACAAAGAGGCGTCAAGGATACTTAGCTGTGATGTTTCTGAAGTTGCTAAAAACCCACTTGACGCAGCTGTTCAGCTTTCAGAAAAGTTTAACTGTGTCTGCATTTTAAAAAGTGCAAGGACTATAATTACAGATAGCAACAATATTTACATTAACATACTTGGTAATACCGGTATGGCAAAGGGCGGAAGCGGGGATGTCTTGACTGGAATAGTTTCGGCAATGCTATCTCAGGGATATGATGCTTTGGATGCAGCAAAACTTGCTGTTTATTTGCATTCACTTTCTGCTGATATCTTGCTTGAGACAAAAACAGTGCAGACTATTTTACCTTCAGAAATAATTGAGAATCTTGACATTGCTTTTAGGAGAGTAATTGAGAGTTAG
- the alr gene encoding alanine racemase, whose product MSLYSRVWAEINLDNLVYNVNNIKKKILPDTQIMAVVKADAYGHGAIEVSRVLVKNGINMLAVAIIDEAMQLRHYNFDVPILILGFTPFELSEQVVENDISQTVYTFEQAYYLNEAARKLGKKAKIHIKVDTGMGRIGFLCNQESIATVIKIASLSNIELEGIFSHFSSADDPQSDDFTSEQFLKFENFVKELNKNGVYFKYKHIANSSAAIRFPRYQLDIVRLGLVLYGLYPSEAVKQEINLKPVMSVKAKVINVKEVPEGYPISYSRKYITPCKSRIATIPIGYADGFTRVGSEKRYVLINGEYAKVVGNVCMDQCMVDVTHIKDVRIGDEVVIIGEQGDREITADDLAAQIGTINYEVICSVSKRIPRVYIKDGRVVKILNYIL is encoded by the coding sequence TTGTCTTTGTACAGCCGTGTGTGGGCAGAGATAAACCTTGACAATCTTGTATACAATGTAAACAACATCAAAAAGAAGATTTTGCCGGATACACAGATTATGGCTGTTGTCAAAGCTGATGCGTATGGTCATGGCGCAATAGAGGTGTCAAGGGTTTTAGTGAAAAATGGCATTAATATGCTTGCTGTTGCAATAATTGATGAGGCCATGCAGCTGAGGCACTACAATTTTGATGTTCCAATTTTGATACTGGGGTTTACTCCTTTTGAGCTTTCTGAGCAGGTTGTTGAAAATGATATAAGTCAAACAGTCTATACATTTGAGCAGGCGTATTATTTAAATGAGGCTGCCAGAAAGTTAGGGAAAAAGGCAAAGATACATATCAAAGTTGATACTGGCATGGGAAGGATTGGTTTTCTGTGCAACCAGGAGAGTATAGCCACCGTAATAAAGATTGCCAGCCTTTCTAACATTGAACTTGAGGGCATATTTTCTCATTTTTCCTCGGCGGATGATCCGCAGTCTGATGATTTTACTTCTGAACAATTTTTAAAATTTGAAAACTTTGTGAAAGAACTAAATAAAAATGGGGTATACTTTAAATATAAACATATTGCAAATAGCAGTGCGGCAATCCGTTTCCCCCGGTATCAACTTGATATAGTAAGGCTTGGTCTTGTGCTTTATGGGCTTTATCCGAGCGAAGCTGTAAAACAAGAGATAAATTTGAAACCTGTTATGTCTGTAAAGGCAAAGGTGATCAATGTCAAGGAAGTACCAGAAGGGTATCCTATAAGCTATAGCAGAAAATATATAACACCGTGTAAAAGCAGGATTGCTACAATACCCATTGGCTATGCTGATGGTTTTACAAGGGTTGGAAGTGAGAAAAGATATGTTCTTATCAATGGAGAGTATGCCAAGGTTGTAGGGAATGTGTGCATGGACCAGTGCATGGTGGATGTAACTCACATAAAAGATGTTAGGATTGGTGATGAGGTTGTAATTATAGGAGAGCAGGGTGATAGAGAAATTACAGCAGATGATCTGGCAGCGCAAATTGGCACCATAAACTACGAGGTTATATGTTCTGTGAGCAAGAGAATTCCAAGAGTTTATATCAAGGATGGGCGGGTTGTCAAAATATTAAACTACATCTTATGA
- the acpS gene encoding holo-ACP synthase, whose amino-acid sequence MVFNVGIDVVEIERFKNMKRFDKFLERVFTQSELEYIRLKNYNIQTIAGYFAAKEAVAKALSTGIVFGFKDIEIQKYKNGCPKVVLYNRAKEICESLKIKNIVVSISHQKMVAVACAIAEKEG is encoded by the coding sequence ATGGTATTCAATGTGGGGATTGATGTTGTTGAAATTGAGAGATTTAAAAACATGAAGAGATTTGATAAATTTTTAGAAAGAGTATTTACTCAGAGCGAACTTGAATATATAAGGTTAAAAAACTACAATATTCAGACCATAGCAGGGTATTTTGCTGCCAAGGAGGCTGTGGCAAAGGCACTTTCAACAGGCATTGTGTTTGGGTTCAAGGATATTGAAATACAAAAATATAAAAATGGATGTCCTAAGGTTGTGCTATATAACAGGGCAAAAGAGATCTGTGAAAGCTTAAAGATTAAAAACATTGTGGTAAGTATTTCTCATCAAAAAATGGTGGCAGTTGCATGTGCAATTGCCGAAAAAGAGGGGTGA
- a CDS encoding coiled-coil domain-containing protein → MEKERRRWYKKGLNLIVVAILLLAIGSGVIFASNQSIDKDALITYGFFKKQIDQLRSYIDAKINELNTKINKMSNTTLSNADVAQLQKQLSTLNSELEKLKKQVSDLETKTKLQTQNQNQPKSGFIFTKGYEVIKVPRDKVIVFDQSTEFIVRVGKAISVVSQGTFIIDLTAAKDIGNNVQLPVNHLLLVPRNDGRGFKALSDVWVIINGGYRIK, encoded by the coding sequence TTGGAAAAAGAAAGAAGGCGCTGGTATAAAAAAGGCTTAAATCTAATAGTAGTAGCTATTTTGTTGCTGGCGATAGGCAGTGGAGTAATTTTTGCATCTAACCAGTCAATTGACAAGGACGCGCTAATAACATATGGTTTTTTCAAAAAGCAAATTGACCAGTTGAGAAGTTACATAGATGCAAAGATAAACGAATTGAATACAAAAATTAACAAAATGAGCAACACCACATTGAGCAATGCTGATGTTGCCCAGCTTCAAAAACAGCTTTCTACTTTGAATTCAGAACTGGAAAAACTAAAAAAACAGGTTTCTGATCTGGAGACCAAGACAAAATTACAAACTCAGAATCAAAACCAGCCAAAAAGTGGCTTTATTTTTACAAAAGGATATGAGGTAATTAAGGTGCCCAGGGATAAGGTTATTGTATTTGACCAATCAACAGAGTTTATTGTAAGGGTGGGGAAAGCAATATCGGTGGTTTCCCAGGGTACCTTTATAATTGACCTGACAGCAGCAAAGGATATTGGGAATAATGTGCAGCTACCTGTCAACCATTTATTACTGGTACCAAGAAATGATGGGAGGGGGTTTAAAGCTTTAAGTGATGTATGGGTAATAATAAATGGAGGGTATAGAATAAAATAG
- a CDS encoding type II toxin-antitoxin system PemK/MazF family toxin, which yields MFEIKRGDIFYADLAPHVGSEQGGIRPVLVIQNDIGNKYSPTVIVAAITSQISKAKFPTHVEIHAGEFGLTKDSVILLEQIRTIDKVRLKNRVGKLSDEVMEKVNRAILISLGLIEWTTEGYDWKKKEGAGIKKA from the coding sequence ATATTTGAAATTAAAAGAGGGGATATATTCTATGCCGACCTTGCTCCGCATGTTGGGTCCGAGCAGGGCGGTATAAGACCTGTTCTGGTTATTCAGAATGATATTGGTAATAAATACAGTCCAACGGTAATTGTTGCTGCGATAACTTCACAGATTAGTAAAGCAAAGTTTCCAACCCATGTTGAGATTCATGCAGGTGAATTTGGACTCACCAAGGATTCTGTTATTTTGCTTGAGCAGATAAGGACAATAGACAAAGTCAGGCTTAAAAACAGGGTTGGAAAGCTCTCTGATGAGGTCATGGAGAAGGTAAATAGGGCAATACTTATTAGTCTCGGGCTGATAGAATGGACAACGGAGGGATATGATTGGAAAAAGAAAGAAGGCGCTGGTATAAAAAAGGCTTAA